ataaattacttaTGACACGACTTATTTAATTAGGGCTTTGCGTGAGGTTGAACATCTGCCTTCTCACCAGCATAGGTGCAGCAACGACAACAGCCATGATGGCAGTGGCCACCGCCGCCACCGAAGCCGCCACCGTATCCGCCGCCGTTTCCGCCTCCGTTTCCGCCTCCGTATCCGCCTCCATGACCATaacctccgcctccgcctccatTACCATAACCTCCGCCAGAACCTCCGCCGCCATTACCATAACCTCCGCCAGAACCTCCCCCTCCGTAgccaccaccgcctccgccaccaccaccacctccaccgccaccacctCCGTATTTGGCATTATTAACTGCATCGTCTGAaaatcagcatgcacaatcATAGATTATCCGATGAATCAGTAATATCTTGATCATGTTCGATTAATACACGATTTTTGTTTATCAAGGCAGATATCCTATTGCATGTATGTACATATGATATGATTATTACGTgtcaatgaaattttaaaaatatatttatttcttctactaattttcttttaaatctACTGACTGCTATATTTTGTTTGTAAAAATCACCTTATGCTAGCATGCATGTCTAGAATTTCTATAATAAAAATTTcgtatgtttttaaatttaattaacacGCAGCGATCATTTATGCATGAAATAGGTAGATGTTGCACACACTTATGTAAGTAGATTGTTTGATATTTTCACAATGATATGATAAATGATTCGGCTTTATTTTCAAGCCTTGGAATCATCACTTCTGAGTTCTGACATAAAATCAAGTTTGATATATGGTGGAATAACTGACCAACATATATATTAAACCAATTTTCCATAGTTAGAAATTAAATTACACTAACTAATTAAATGGCCAAATATGATCATCAATAacaatatatagtatatatattggGAAGAACTTACGAGGTTTAATGGATGCTGCGGCTTGTGATGAGGAAATGAAAAGAAGCACAACTAAGAAAAAACTTATCCAAACGATCGCTTTGGAAGCCATCATCTCTCGTAAAACCAACAAATTTCTTAAACTAATTGGATGATGATTTTGTAGCATTTGCATTCTCTATTTATTGATGGATGTAAGCAATAGAGGTTCTATGCATAGTGTAGAGGAGGACCAAAATTAGTTGGCGctgttaaaaattaaaactcatTAATGACAATTTAACAATCTTATCTTGACTAAAATTATAGTTTCAACTGCATAGTATATTAATTTACACATTTTGTGAACATAGATATGCACACACCGTTTTTAATTTTCTAGAGTTTCTTTCATAGAGATATATAGCTTGCAAGAAATATAAATACTCTTATAGAGATGAGTTTTAGTAGAAACAATTTTTAGGGTTTGGGATTCTCTATTCTATCTTTGGTGTCCTATTTtgtgctttattttaattttatatatttttaaatattttttcttttatattattcGTTTATGTTTTAGTgtaaataattttcttttatattattttataaccaatatttactccctccgtcccactaaaattGGCATGTATTCTACtttgggccgtcccactataagtggcctaTTTCCACAAATGGCAAAGTTTAATCCTTAAAAAAGGTGTggccctaccacttttaacacatttacaccttcttcttaattcccgtgccaacAAATTTTGAGCCACTGATAGTGAGACGGAGggactattatttattttttaaataatgaacgatttttagggttaataAATCCATATTTAGGGTATATCATTTTTGTAAATTCAATTTATAGTGATAAATAACTATGATTAATTATATAGTAATACCTCCTAgtttcataataaattattacaaaacaattaaattaatggTGGGACGACATGGTAGAACACTAGAAATTAACAGTGGAACATagttattttacaaaatttaattGACTTGCCTAATTTATCCAtgtatacacacacatatatatatatagggtgtggttttagagagaactacattatttgtgagaacgtgagaaccatcaaatctaatgcatccattgtaaaaattaatacattcgttgttaaaattaatgcactcaaaaaaataaaaaaaatattgctcccttcaggattcgaacccaagatttacattcatccaacaagatgatacatccaccgtagatcttgatgatcgaatgactgaaaatggttctccgttcttcttttatttagtggttttttcttgaacctctccctacatgcgcacacacacacatatagggtgagatcatgtagtatccactCCCCCCATAGTATATAAGTCCAAATTCTGGACACACAATGAGGACACGTGGCGCGCGCGCCACATGGCAGCAGCCTCCCAAGGGCTTCCAAAGCCTTCCAAGGCCAAAAACacggaggggtaaaatggtcatttcgatttttttttaattttgattttttttaccgAAAATCCATTTTTTTCCCGTGgccgtcgtcaaaattatgcatatgattgtacaccaatatgcataaagatAAAGCCAGATATGCATGACgctggatagaaatatgcatgagaaagtATCAGTATGCAAATCATCTGGTGTCTCTCGCTGTCGAAaaatgttatgcatatttgtgtgtaatattatgcatatttatgtttttctttattcatatttgtgttgaactatatgcataatattATGCGACACCGTCAGGTAGCTCTCGCCGTTGGTCACTTGACGGGTCACACGCTGATactttctcatgcatatttctatc
The genomic region above belongs to Salvia miltiorrhiza cultivar Shanhuang (shh) chromosome 5, IMPLAD_Smil_shh, whole genome shotgun sequence and contains:
- the LOC130986800 gene encoding putative glycine-rich cell wall structural protein 1 isoform X2: MMASKAIVWISFFLVVLLFISSSQAAASIKPLNNAKYGGGGGGGGGGGGGGGGYGGGGSGGGYGNGGGGSGGGYGNGGGGGGYGHGGGYGGGNGGGNGGGYGGGFGGGGGHCHHGCCRCCTYAGEKADVQPHAKP
- the LOC130986800 gene encoding glycine-rich protein 5-like isoform X1; translation: MMASKAIVWISFFLVVLLFISSSQAAASIKPHDAVNNAKYGGGGGGGGGGGGGGGGYGGGGSGGGYGNGGGGSGGGYGNGGGGGGYGHGGGYGGGNGGGNGGGYGGGFGGGGGHCHHGCCRCCTYAGEKADVQPHAKP